The genomic region TGACGTTGCCGCCATTGTCGTAGCCAAAGCCGCCGACCGTCATGGCACGGCAGTTCGCGTCCGATGATCCAGCGCAAGGATCGCTCACAGAGGCGGAATCGTCCATCGCCAACCCACCGCCGTCTGCGATGCTTTGGGCGAGGATCCCGTAGGAGGAGTAGCCGGAATGCGTCACTGTCCCGTCCGATCCGATGACGGGGGCGCCGGTGACGATGGTGCTGGGGGCTCCGCTGCTGCCGAGATTGACCGCAACATCTCCGCCGGCGCCCAAAGCATCGACCGTGGAGCCGACGAACATGCTGATTTCTGCATCGACGCTGTCCGTCGCATAGGCATAGGCGATGCCACCGCCGCTCCCGATCGATTGGGCGATGATGCCACTCGACCAGTCTCCTTCGGTAACGATCTCGCCATAGTGGTTGACTTCGACATTCGCGCCGAAGTTTGGGGGCGGATCGACAGGAATTCCACCCGTTCCGAACACGACTGCGCTGCCGCCGCCGAGGTTGAAGTCATGGGTCGCAGTGCCGGCCTGGCCGCCGCCGATCGTCTCGAATCCGTCGAAGCCCGAGCTTGCGACGCCACCGCCCCCGCCCACCGACTGCGCAACGATTGCAGCAGCACCTCGGCCGGTGGTCATGATACCGGCACCAATGTCATTCGTTACGGTGACGGTCGGAATTGTCAGTCCTGGCTCGCCAGCTTCGGCGAGAATCCCGTCAGTTATGTTTGCGCCAAGACTTATGGCGACGTTGCTGTCGACACTGCCGTCGCTGCCGAAACCGCCACCGCCACCGATCCCCCGGCCAATCACGGCATGGGCGCCGAAGCCATGGGTGACGACGACGCCCTGATTCTCTACCATGACGAGGCGGCCATAGCCCGATTGCCCACCATCCGAAGCAATCGAAATTGTCGCTTGTGGGGGCACCCCAGTGGCTTCCGACACGAGAGCGGATCTGGTGTCCCCGGTGGCTGTACCGCCCAATCCACCGCCGCCACCGATGGATTGAGCGAGGATGCCGTAACTCTGGGCCCCCGCAGTCTCGATTCCTGCTGTCCAGTGATCTCCATCGATGCTGCCGGAGGTGTTCAAAACCCCCACTTCACCGCCATTGCCGCCGGCACCCCCTGAGCCTCCAATGGTCAAAGTGGCGGTATAGAATGGCGTGCCGGTCGCGATATTCTGGATGCCGCCGGCGACGTCGTTGACGGAGACCGTAGCAGAAGCATAGGCATCAGATGTTCCACCCGATCCGCCCCCGCCACCAATGGATTGCGCCAGGATACCGATCGATGCGCCGCCTTCGGTTCGAATGATGCCATCGTTCTGAACAGCGACATCGTTGCCCTCACCGCCTATAGCTCCGCTCCCACCAACTGCGACATTGAGGTCCACCGTATCGCCTGTGCCGCTGGCGGTGCCGCCTCCGGCATTGCCGCCGCCACCGCCGATCGACTGGGCAACGATTGCCGATGACGTCGAGCCAAAGGTCGTGATGAGGCTATCGGAAGAGTTTGTGACCTTGACGATTCCGCCGTCGCCTCCGGACGCGCCCGATCCCCCGACGGAGATCGTCGGGGCAAAGGACTTGCCCGTGCTGTAATGAACGGGCGGCGTCGATCCACCGGCATTCCCGATCCCGCCATTGCCGCCGCCTCCCCCGATGGATTGCGCGAGGATGCCGGCCGCGTTCTGTCCGAAGGTCGCGATGGTGCCGCGGCCACCGCTCGAGGTGCCATTGTCGACGGTGACGGTCCCGCCCGAAGCGCCCGCGCCTCCGGCGCCGCCATTGCCAATGGTGAGCTGAAAATCGACGCCGGCGCTCTGGATCGCTGTGGACGCGGCTGTCGCATCACCGCCATTGCCGCCGCCACCGCCGATCGACTGGACCAGGATTCCCGTCGAGGCATCGCCATACGTCGTCACCGAGCCGGTATTCGTCGCCTCCGCCGTGCCGCCGTCATTCCCGCTGCCGCCGAGCCCGCCGAGTGCGGTGGTGAACGACATGGTGGGCAGCGTGACACCCGCTTGCTTGGCACCGGGAAGCGGGAGCACCAGGGATTTCGCCGAGGCAGATCCACCGCTCCCGCCGCCGCCACCGATGGATTGCACGACGATCCCGGGGGAATCCGCGCCGTTCGGGTTGGGCCCGGGAAGAACTGTGTTGATGCTGCCGTCCGGCATCAGCAGGCCGGTCACCACATCGCTGGAGGCATTTTCCGCAACGGCGTAATGGATGCCGCCGCTGGAAAGAGTAGCCGAATAGCTCTGCCCGCCGCTCGTCGTGCCCGTCAGCACCGTGCCTGAAATGGTGGCGTTCTCGATGACGGTGCCATCCGATAAGGTGACGGTGGCGAAACTCCCTGACAGCTGACCCTCGGCCAGGCTGCCGGTGCTGAAATTCGCCTGTGTTATCGTGGTGCCGTCCGAGAGAGAGCCGTAAAGGACGCCGGTATTCTCCTGGAAAGTCGACGTCTGCAGGCTTCCCGGAGCGAGGCCCGTGTCGATCGTCCCGGCATTGGTCGCCGAGGCAGCACCCCCGGCACCGCCCGCGCCCCCCTGGCCGCCCAAAGCGGTAGAGACATCGAAGAGGATTCCGGCCGAATAGGACGTGGCACTGCCACCCATGCCGCCCCCGCCGCCGATCGACTGGACGACCAGACCGCCGGATTGGTTTCCCTGGGTCGTCACAGCGCTGCCGGCACCGTTGCTGGCCGAGCTTGCGCCTCCATTGCCGCCCGCTCCGCCTGCGCCGCCGATGGCGTCGCTGATGAAGGCGCCAGCCGTATTGGCGTAACCGCCACTGCCGCCCCCGCCCCCGATGCTCTGGACAAGGGCGCCTGAGGAGTAATTGCCGAGCGTTCCGAAACTGCCAGGACCGGTCGACGACAGCGTGACGCTGCTGCCATCTCCCCCCGCGCCGCCGGCGCCGCCCGTCGCCACGAAACCACCGGCTTCATTGGCGCCGTTGCCGCCGCCTCCGCCAATCGACTGGGCCAGGATCGCATGGGCGTTGTCGTCCATGGTGAGGACTTCGGAGCCGTCTGCCAGCGTGACGGTCACGGTGCCACCGGCACCGCCCCCGCCACCGGTGTCGCCCAGATTGGTCAGGCTCTCGGACCCGCCCGCGCTGCCCCCGCTGCCGCCGATCGACTGGGCGATGATCCCGAGGGCGGCGATGCCTCCGCCTTCGCCGTCGCCCGTGGTGATCTTGCCCGAATTGGTGACAGTGACGACACCGCCATTGGTGGCCGGATCGCTGCTGCCGGTGTCGCCGCCGACCGAGGTTCCCGCAGTCCACACCCCGTTTGAAGCGACCGCCTGTGCATCATTGTCGATGATGCCGCCGCCGCCGGCGCTGACCGCGAGAACTCCGCTGGCACTGGCGCCGAGGGTCCTAATGGTGCCGCGATTGTCCACCGTCACAGAGCCGCCCGTCGCGCCGCCTGTGCTTCCCGAATTTCCCAGGACATTGGTGCCCTGATCGACCGAGCCGATGATCGGCACGCCCCCGGTGCTGATCGCCGCGATGCCGATGGCGAGTTCGCCATTCGTCTCGATGCTGCCGCCATTGACCACCGTCACGGCGCCGCCCACCCCCGTCCCCGACGTGTCGGCATAATTCCGCTCAGCCACGAGCGGCGTCCCCGAACTCAGGGCGAGGATCCCGAAAGAGAAGGGCGTCGAAGCGCCATCCGCACCGCTTCCGGTGCTGATGATGGCGCCCTCGGCAATGCTGACCCTGACCGTGCCTCCCTCCGGTTGAGCCGTCGAGCCCGCCGGGTACCAGGTTCCCGCATGGCTGAGCGCCAGAATGCCGACGCCGCCATCGATCATGTCGATGGTGCCTGTCCGCGCGACCCTCACGGTGACATCCCCGCCATCGCCCGGCATGCCGCCGCCGGGATTGGCAGGCGAAACATTCGATGTGTCGCCATTGCCGCCGATCGCGGCAGCGTAGATGCCGAAACCCTGGGGGGCATCGACGGTGATCTCGCCGCCATGCAACACGCGCACCGGTCCGGAATCGCCACCTGTCCCGACGTAATTCACCTGGTTGTCGCTGATCTCACCATAGAACTGGCCGGGGGTCGAACCTTGCGATAGGGCGTAAATTCCGACGGCATTGCTCCCGGCCCCGGTTTGCGTGACAGCGATGGAACTCTGCGGAGCGGTTCCGACGGTGATCGAGCCGCCATCGCCGCCATCGCCGTAGAAGGGCACCGGATTCTGGTCGAGACCGCCGCTGTTATAGTAGCCGGAGCTGCCGGCGCCACCTTGGGAGACGGCCGAGAGGCCGATCAGTGTGGGGTCGAGGGCATCGACGTCCGTCCCGGTCCCCGTTCCGTTCACATCGATCGAGCCTCCGGCCAGAGTCACCGCGATGTCGCCGCCCGTCGTTCCATCGAAGGGCGCATTGTTGAGAGTGCTGGCCGGTGAGGAAAACTCGACGCTGGGATAACCGTCGGCACCGTGCGAGACCACGAACAGGCCACCGGCCCCGCCTTCCGCGCCCGCCACGTCCGTTGCCGTGATCGCTGCCGTGCTGACGAGACCGATGGAGCCCGCATCCAGACCCTCGGCGCAAAAGCAGGGATCGGTCGAGGTCTCGCCTTTCGTCTCGATGTAGACGACCGCCCCGGGCTCGGTCCCCGCAGCGATGCCGTCGAGGCTCAATGTGCCGCTCACGCTGCTGAGATCGATATCCCACCCCTGGTCGACCTGCAGGATCACGGGCGTGACGCCCCCATCCGCTTCGCTGACGGTCGCATTGACCGTCTGCGTCGACGGGCTGCTCGCCGTTGTCACCCCCTGCGAGGTTACGATTTGCGCATCGACGAGCGAGGTCGTCGAGAGCAGAGCGACGGCAACCGTCAGTAAACAGCCCCTCGCCCCGCGCAGCCTTGGCGGAGGCAAGATTTGAGAGGCTTCTGGCACACACACGCCAGCGCCCTTGAGGAACTCGCCCTGAACCAATCCTGCCCCCCGGCCCGTGCCTCATGGATGGTCGAGACATGCGAATCCGAGTTCTAATTCTACGGCTGGTGGTGGGTTCCTGAAATACAGCTGGATTTCAGTAGACGCGGCTTGGACGATTTTTCCCTGCGGCGTTGCCGGCGCGCCACTCGTCTATTGTTTGTTCAGTCGGCTGATTTTACGACCCCGATCCCTTCGATCTCGATTTCGATGCCTTCAAAACCCAGCCTTGCAAGGGGAATAAGCGTAAGCGTTGGCATTGCCTCCGGAAAAAACGGACGCACAATGTCCAGAATTGTTCTCTCGTCCGTGGGATCGCCATTCGTGGCGTAAAGAATTGTCAGTTTCGCCAAGCAGTTGCAGTCGGTCCTGCCGAAGCCGCCGAGGATTGTCTCGATGGTCTCCATCACCCGCCGGGTTTGGGCCGCCAAATCTCCCGGGTGAACAGCTTCGCCTTTGACGGAAGCCGATACCTGACCGCCGAGGACGATCAGATCATCCAGCTTGATGCCCTGCTGAAAGGACACAGGAATAGGCCAATCCCAGACTCCGTCTGGCCAACTGGTGTCGCGATGCTTTGGCGAGCCATCGTCGTTGGCGATGGCAATGGCCTCCTGTCGCAACAGAAGACCCCTTGGGTAGGGACCGGGCACCGGAACGCCGGTGGCGCCCGGGCCAGGTTTGTCGAAAGCATCCGACCTTACCCGCGCCGCCATGCTCCAGTCTGAGGTCGTGCCGTGGCCGACATAGTAGGTATTGAGTTTCACCACCGATTGCAGGCCCACGCCTACGTCCTGCATCGATGCCTTGATGTTGTCCATTGTAGCGCGTGCTTGCCCAACCATGTCGTCGACCTGGATGACCTGGCCCTGACCGTCGACGGACATCTTGGCGCCGACGAACACAATGTCGTCGCACCTTATCGCGGAGCTGAATCCATGCACCGGATCGTAGCTCACGACCCTGCGCATCCGGGATCGTTGTGAATCCGGGAGCAGACCGATCAGCTCAATCTGAACGAGGCTGCCATGGGGCAGATGATGAAGGGGGATGGCAGTGACCACCGGGAGCGGCGCCTCGGAGGTGAACAGCATTCTGATCTCTTTAAGGAGAGCATCCTCTTCCTCCATCAGAGACTGGTGGTAAAAGACCCCAATCTTGACGACGTCGTTCAGCGTCAGCCCAGCACTCTGCAGAATGGACCTGAGCCTGCCGAAGATGGCTGCGGCTTGCTCCCGGAGGGTAGCGCCGCTGGCTGCTGGAGCATACTGAGCACCAACGAAGACCAGATCCTGCGCGAAGCTAATTTCTTTGAATGGCCGGCTAGCACTCAACATGCCTGTTTTCCTCGTTTAGATTTCCTTCAGCCGACACTTGCGTGGCGCGATCGAGAACGGACATATGAACAACAACCATCGTATCTATTCGATGAGCGTGGCGAGCGTCTATCCACATTACGTGGCCAAGGCGGTGAGGAAGGGGCGCAACAAGGCTGAGGTCGATGAGATCATTCGCTGGTTGACGGGCCACAGCCAGGAGACGCTGGAGAAGGAGCTGGCGAACAAGACGAGTTTTGAGGATTTCTTCGCGCAGGCGCCCCAGATGAACCCCTCCCGATTGCTGATAACCGGCGTGATCTGTGGCGTGCGTGTGCAGGATATCGAGGAAAGCACGATGCGGGAAATCCGCTATCTCGACAAGCTTGTGGATGAACTCGCCAAGGGAAAAGCCATGGAGAAAATCTTGCGCCGGTAGCTGCGTCAATTTCCGCTGTCGCCGAAGCAACCGTTGCGGAACCGTTTTCGGCTCAATGTGCCGCCACGGCCTCTTGGCCCCCCGTCTTGTCCGCGGATCGTCAGTTCAATTCTTGCTTCTTGATATCAGTTGCTTCGCGATGATGATGCGCTGCATTTCGTTCGTGCCCTCACCGATGACGAGCAGCGGCGCATCTCTGTAAAGACGCTCGGCGTTGTACTCCTTGGAATATCCATAGGCGCCATGGATGCGCATGGACTCGTTGCTGTTCTCCATGGCGGCCTCCGTGGCGAAGTATTTTGCCATGCCGGCTTCCATGTCGCATCTCTCGCCGCGATCATAGGCCTCGGCAGCCCTGTAGGTCAGGAGCCGCGCCGCCTCGGTGCGGGTTGCCATTTCCCCGAGCTTCAGTTGAATCGCCTGATGCTCACAGATGGGCTTTCCGAATGTCTTGCGGACTTGCGAATAGGCCACGGCATCCTGAAGCGCGGCATCCGATACGCCCACTCCGCGCGCGGCGACGTTGATGCGTCCAAGCTCAAGACCTCCGAGGATCTGTTGCAACCCCTGGCCTTCCTTGCCGCCGATCAGCCGGTCTGCTGGAACCCGATAGTCCTCGAAAACCAACTCACAGGTATCGATGCCCCGGTAGCCGAGCTTGCGTGCTTTGCCGGCAACGGTGAAGCCGGGCCCTTTCTCGGCGATGAGGAGGCTCATCCCCTTGTGGCGCGGCTGGGCAGTAGGATCGGTTTTGACCAGGAGCGCGATGGTGTTGCCGTGCAGGCTGTTGGTGATCCAGCTCTTGGCGCCGTTGACCACATAGGTATCTCCGTCGAGCCGAGCGACCGTCCGGATCGCCTGCAGGTCGGTCCCACAATCGGGCTCGGTCAATCCTATCCCGCCTCGCAACTCGCCGGTGGCAAACCGGGGAAGGTAGGCTTGTCTCTGTTCCTCGGTGCCGTAACGCTGTACGGCCATGGCCATGATGAGATGAGAGTTGACGATCCCCGAGACTGACATCCACACCGACGCCATGCGCTCAACGATCTTGGCATAAGTCTTTGCCGACAGGCCAAGTCCACCATAATCCGACTGGATCGTGCATCCGAACAGACCGAGCGCCTTCATTTTTTCAACGATTTCGAAGGGGTATTCGTCGCGGTCCTCGAGTTCTCGAACATAAGGCCTGACATCCGCCTCGAGAAAGCGCTCCACGCTGTCAAGGATGAGGACCTCATCGTCTGTAGCCTGTGTTGTCATCATCGAGACCATGTCGAGAAACTCCGGGTAAACTTGGATCAGGCCAGTTCTTGGGGACGAGGGGTCAGGCCGGCGAGATAACGCTCATTGCCGCCTCCAAGCGCTTCACAGGCGGACTTTGGTGGACGCGTCCCATCGATCTTCAGTGGCGATGCCAGCACCTGGAGCGTTGGCTTCAACGGATGCCGAACGGATGTCACCATTCCCGCCTCTTCCATGAAGCGACTGGAGAAGGCCTCGCGGACGGAGTGGATTGGTGCCACGGGAATGACGCCCGTGAGGATCGAGAGCCATTCCTCGGTGCTACGAAGGCTCATCGCGGAGTCCAACTCGCCGGTAAGCTGATCCCGATTGTTCCTCCGGGCCTCCTGGGTGGAGAAGCGGCGGTCGGACACAAGATCATCACGGCCGATATGCTGCGCAAGCGCCACCCAAAACTTGTCCTTCATGCACATGACATAGATCCAGCCATCCTTGGTGCGGACCGATTGCACGGGAACGATCGAAGGATGGGCGCTTCGCGGATTGCGCTGGGGCTCGCTGCCGGAATTCAGATACCAGGTTGCCAGATAGCAATGCTGGTGGGTCGCTACATCGAAGAGATTCGTGTCCACGTCGCATCCTCGGCCGGTCGTCTTTGCAGACATGAGGCAGCCGAGCAAACCCACCATACCGGTGATCCCTGTCATGTAATCGATCATCGACAGGCCAATGCGACACGGCGGCCCGTCGGGCTCGCCCGTCATGCTCATCAGCCCGGCTTCAGCCTGTGCGAGATAGTCGTATCCAGGCCAGGCCTGCCGGCTGTTGTCGCGTCCATAGGCCGAGATGTGCAGGCAGACGATGGCCGGATTGATGTCTCGTAGGCTGGCAAAATCCACACCAAGCTTCTCAGGCAGATCGCCACGCAGGTTGTTGACCACCGCGTCGGCCGTGGCCACCAGCGCATGAAAGGATTTTTGATCCGCCGGATGAGTGAGATCGAGCGCGACGCTCTGCTTGCCCAGATTGAAGGATTGGAAATACTGGCTGTCCTTATCGCCCAGCAGATTGGGGCCGACGGAGCGGGAGGCATCGCCGCCGGTGGCAGGATTTTCGATCTTGATGATCTCGGCGCCGAGATCGGCCAGCAGCATGGTCCCATAGGGTGCGGCCCCGAAGCTCTCGAGTGTAAGTATGCGCGTGCCCTCAAGTGGCCTCATGTCGCCATCTCCATAACGTGCGCGCGTTGTTTTTTATTGTTCTGCATGGGTTAGCTCCGCTGCGGAAGAATGGCCGACAGGCTTGTCTTCACTTCCACGAACGTCAGTGAGCGCTCGGCGAAGGCCGCCTCGAGCACGGGCACGACATCCGCTTCCGCATTGATGGCGAAGGTGCGGCATCCGAAGGCCTCGGCCAGCAGCTTGAAATTTGGATTGTGAAGCTCGGTCGCCGTCTTGCGGCCCGGATAGGCGCGATCGAGGTTCAGACGGATGGCGCCGTAGCTGGCGTTATTGGCGAGGATGATCATCAGCGGCAGCTGTCGCTCCGCAGCCGTCGCCAGTTCCATGCCGCCCATCAGCAGGCCGCCGTCGCCGATCATGCAGAGGACTTGGCGCTCCGGATGCCGCAACCCTGCCGCAACCGCCCCGGGGATCCCCCATCCCATGGTTCCGGCGATCGGCGTGAGCAGGATCTGCGGCGGCGACCAGGAATAATGCCGATACATCATCCCCGCCGAGACACCCGCGTCCATGGAGACGATGGCATCGGGCAGGATATGCCGGCCGAGCGCGGCCACGACATTCCCGAAGACGACGCCGTCATCGGCTTTTC from Rhodoligotrophos appendicifer harbors:
- a CDS encoding acyl-CoA dehydrogenase family protein, which produces MVSMMTTQATDDEVLILDSVERFLEADVRPYVRELEDRDEYPFEIVEKMKALGLFGCTIQSDYGGLGLSAKTYAKIVERMASVWMSVSGIVNSHLIMAMAVQRYGTEEQRQAYLPRFATGELRGGIGLTEPDCGTDLQAIRTVARLDGDTYVVNGAKSWITNSLHGNTIALLVKTDPTAQPRHKGMSLLIAEKGPGFTVAGKARKLGYRGIDTCELVFEDYRVPADRLIGGKEGQGLQQILGGLELGRINVAARGVGVSDAALQDAVAYSQVRKTFGKPICEHQAIQLKLGEMATRTEAARLLTYRAAEAYDRGERCDMEAGMAKYFATEAAMENSNESMRIHGAYGYSKEYNAERLYRDAPLLVIGEGTNEMQRIIIAKQLISRSKN
- a CDS encoding CaiB/BaiF CoA transferase family protein, with the translated sequence MRPLEGTRILTLESFGAAPYGTMLLADLGAEIIKIENPATGGDASRSVGPNLLGDKDSQYFQSFNLGKQSVALDLTHPADQKSFHALVATADAVVNNLRGDLPEKLGVDFASLRDINPAIVCLHISAYGRDNSRQAWPGYDYLAQAEAGLMSMTGEPDGPPCRIGLSMIDYMTGITGMVGLLGCLMSAKTTGRGCDVDTNLFDVATHQHCYLATWYLNSGSEPQRNPRSAHPSIVPVQSVRTKDGWIYVMCMKDKFWVALAQHIGRDDLVSDRRFSTQEARRNNRDQLTGELDSAMSLRSTEEWLSILTGVIPVAPIHSVREAFSSRFMEEAGMVTSVRHPLKPTLQVLASPLKIDGTRPPKSACEALGGGNERYLAGLTPRPQELA
- a CDS encoding autotransporter-associated beta strand repeat-containing protein produces the protein MPPPRLRGARGCLLTVAVALLSTTSLVDAQIVTSQGVTTASSPSTQTVNATVSEADGGVTPVILQVDQGWDIDLSSVSGTLSLDGIAAGTEPGAVVYIETKGETSTDPCFCAEGLDAGSIGLVSTAAITATDVAGAEGGAGGLFVVSHGADGYPSVEFSSPASTLNNAPFDGTTGGDIAVTLAGGSIDVNGTGTGTDVDALDPTLIGLSAVSQGGAGSSGYYNSGGLDQNPVPFYGDGGDGGSITVGTAPQSSIAVTQTGAGSNAVGIYALSQGSTPGQFYGEISDNQVNYVGTGGDSGPVRVLHGGEITVDAPQGFGIYAAAIGGNGDTSNVSPANPGGGMPGDGGDVTVRVARTGTIDMIDGGVGILALSHAGTWYPAGSTAQPEGGTVRVSIAEGAIISTGSGADGASTPFSFGILALSSGTPLVAERNYADTSGTGVGGAVTVVNGGSIETNGELAIGIAAISTGGVPIIGSVDQGTNVLGNSGSTGGATGGSVTVDNRGTIRTLGASASGVLAVSAGGGGIIDNDAQAVASNGVWTAGTSVGGDTGSSDPATNGGVVTVTNSGKITTGDGEGGGIAALGIIAQSIGGSGGSAGGSESLTNLGDTGGGGGAGGTVTVTLADGSEVLTMDDNAHAILAQSIGGGGGNGANEAGGFVATGGAGGAGGDGSSVTLSSTGPGSFGTLGNYSSGALVQSIGGGGGSGGYANTAGAFISDAIGGAGGAGGNGGASSASNGAGSAVTTQGNQSGGLVVQSIGGGGGMGGSATSYSAGILFDVSTALGGQGGAGGAGGAASATNAGTIDTGLAPGSLQTSTFQENTGVLYGSLSDGTTITQANFSTGSLAEGQLSGSFATVTLSDGTVIENATISGTVLTGTTSGGQSYSATLSSGGIHYAVAENASSDVVTGLLMPDGSINTVLPGPNPNGADSPGIVVQSIGGGGGSGGSASAKSLVLPLPGAKQAGVTLPTMSFTTALGGLGGSGNDGGTAEATNTGSVTTYGDASTGILVQSIGGGGGNGGDATAASTAIQSAGVDFQLTIGNGGAGGAGASGGTVTVDNGTSSGGRGTIATFGQNAAGILAQSIGGGGGNGGIGNAGGSTPPVHYSTGKSFAPTISVGGSGASGGDGGIVKVTNSSDSLITTFGSTSSAIVAQSIGGGGGNAGGGTASGTGDTVDLNVAVGGSGAIGGEGNDVAVQNDGIIRTEGGASIGILAQSIGGGGGSGGTSDAYASATVSVNDVAGGIQNIATGTPFYTATLTIGGSGGAGGNGGEVGVLNTSGSIDGDHWTAGIETAGAQSYGILAQSIGGGGGLGGTATGDTRSALVSEATGVPPQATISIASDGGQSGYGRLVMVENQGVVVTHGFGAHAVIGRGIGGGGGFGSDGSVDSNVAISLGANITDGILAEAGEPGLTIPTVTVTNDIGAGIMTTGRGAAAIVAQSVGGGGGVASSGFDGFETIGGGQAGTATHDFNLGGGSAVVFGTGGIPVDPPPNFGANVEVNHYGEIVTEGDWSSGIIAQSIGSGGGIAYAYATDSVDAEISMFVGSTVDALGAGGDVAVNLGSSGAPSTIVTGAPVIGSDGTVTHSGYSSYGILAQSIADGGGLAMDDSASVSDPCAGSSDANCRAMTVGGFGYDNGGNVTLQGDAVIKTYGDGAHAVVLQSIGGGGGIGGQGRTLTDEDPAPTETLSLQLGYLQKPSNGVGGAVTIENSVLDIRTEGDNAYGVLAQSIGGGGGLVFAQSASTATISVQENSAYPGGGEGGDVTITLDEGSSIETHGVGAIGILAQSIGYGGGVAGYLSGTDDFTIGTAYDFNLVVDLAGGDGGIVSINVDADILTTGALAHGILAQSMGSGGGLIQNGSSQLLAMNETLGQDATVTITQAGTIFTTGEDSTGIIAQSNGVNQPIQVTVNGIVGGGSSGGYGIWIDGGVLSDSEQNIIEVAEGAWVTSLSGNAINLTNGVGAIYNYGSVAGDVVALDGTYFFNYGTYYTNGIDPNEVPDWFFNVGGTVGISPSYQGGPTALTTPLTVDVPVLYQVDTGSTFSILTENTYTSDTALAGGVVIVNNDQPFGTGTVTVVNPTATIETTSETQITLGNEFDLLAQLTLTTADSNSQIELSNLISGTGGITADGPGTVILTWDNTYMGPTHVAGGTLVAGGAQAFGTGAMIVDEGATLDVNAFELAFASLSGDGLVTSQSGGSQSLTIGNGTGTRSEFGGTIDDTIGAVTFDSGIAILTGANAYTGGTTMTGGPTAIVLGNDRALSTGPVTVNSTYAYFSTTGDMPITIANDIALIQSLAVSIAEDDPELTLAGAITGAGAFYKRGAGVATLAGSSDYSGNTYIAEGVLRAGSTTGLSSASDFVISEGGVLDLNGYDSSIGGLSGAGLVTNTVEGETASLSVGATGTTTLFTGDIGSGLGDLSLRKIGEGMLVLAGENVYGGGTLIEEGTLGVASLTALGTGDVTNNSVLASIQLPEPDSSTALLASEPGDTSLLAAAPPATGITIMGDYTQSDDATLVLNVFDGGEGHDLFTVGGAATLDGDIKLNIIGPIVPANRSIDPLIFNGDVTGAFDTVYTSYPTVLADFQGDGFVLSQGSFAELATADYSKPERIVAAYIDAHDKGSMSDEFAQIVGELNALSPNAKSLEQSFSRFHSGAFTSFVRDSVFNNSSFQSRQIANYLHGRIDGAGFSPGGQVDTRRLALFDPSIPLDEPSGPSAGAMPSLRKDVSVYVQGNVIFGHNDGARRWDATDTTTSSVTIGGDTRVSPNALIGAFLRYSHARSDLDEANSQAEMDVYEPGLYAAFADHGWYASAVASYGFNDFSQSRHIGFDADNDVAKSDPQGAQQSASLQGGYDFQVAGWTVGPAAGLQYVRFDLNSFKEKGAPGLDLSVKDQTADSLRSRFGVRSFRDFTLGEIQMRAVFGVDWQHEYLDTNGSVTAQFRSVGDGSFTIDTPKAGRDAVVLDFGLDGAIADWGVAFANYTAMVGDGSYVGQSIQAGLQVGF
- a CDS encoding DUF2200 domain-containing protein gives rise to the protein MNNNHRIYSMSVASVYPHYVAKAVRKGRNKAEVDEIIRWLTGHSQETLEKELANKTSFEDFFAQAPQMNPSRLLITGVICGVRVQDIEESTMREIRYLDKLVDELAKGKAMEKILRR
- a CDS encoding RidA family protein; amino-acid sequence: MLSASRPFKEISFAQDLVFVGAQYAPAASGATLREQAAAIFGRLRSILQSAGLTLNDVVKIGVFYHQSLMEEEDALLKEIRMLFTSEAPLPVVTAIPLHHLPHGSLVQIELIGLLPDSQRSRMRRVVSYDPVHGFSSAIRCDDIVFVGAKMSVDGQGQVIQVDDMVGQARATMDNIKASMQDVGVGLQSVVKLNTYYVGHGTTSDWSMAARVRSDAFDKPGPGATGVPVPGPYPRGLLLRQEAIAIANDDGSPKHRDTSWPDGVWDWPIPVSFQQGIKLDDLIVLGGQVSASVKGEAVHPGDLAAQTRRVMETIETILGGFGRTDCNCLAKLTILYATNGDPTDERTILDIVRPFFPEAMPTLTLIPLARLGFEGIEIEIEGIGVVKSAD